From a region of the Lactuca sativa cultivar Salinas chromosome 4, Lsat_Salinas_v11, whole genome shotgun sequence genome:
- the LOC128133868 gene encoding uncharacterized protein LOC128133868 has translation MAEKDNGNDEEAVLQKRLDELRKKKSTANPSINALIVQGSVNDDEFGSTEVWSTDSEDEEVRKPTHGKAYMAKEESSGGKCFMVSGVSQMRGYNTDGGSDGPKVQEDMCFTAKPLSQQFNELDELIKKGGVEE, from the exons atggctgaaaaggacaatggaaatgatgaggaagctgtgctgcagaagagattggatgagttgagaaagaaaaagtctaccgctaacccttctattaatgctcttattgtgcagggttcggttaatgacgatgagttcggtagcaccgaagtttggtctactgactcagaagacgaagaagtgaggaagcctactcatggaaaggcttatatggctaaggaggaaagcagtggcggaaaatgcttcatggtgtctggcgtatctcagatgaggggatacaataccgatggaggaagcgatggaccgaaggtgcaggaagatatgtgctttacggccaaaccactcagccaacagttcaatgagcttgatgaactaatAAAGAAG ggtggcgtcgaagagtga